The following coding sequences lie in one Candidatus Poribacteria bacterium genomic window:
- a CDS encoding phytanoyl-CoA dioxygenase family protein: MPLLTESEIAFFRITGYVIRRGVVEPELIARCRDRVWANIPESPDRPDEWQSGKHFSSYSGEYPWARTGPMQELAEHESLAGVARQLLGDDLHPIRAGSILLRFPSRGEPYNPPTVGHLDNTCGHSFNTITLLDTVLPRGGGFTVWPGSHRMCHEYFRHHDVRAPLQGGLLPWEYGTGIEFTGEPGDVCYIHPWMIHTVGHNVNRTLRMVAQNGYFRRTLREDYDTIPEDLWWFWDGMKDIERRMRAEGRDWRLDART, translated from the coding sequence ATGCCGTTGCTGACCGAATCGGAGATCGCGTTCTTCCGCATCACGGGCTACGTCATCCGGCGCGGGGTCGTCGAGCCGGAGCTCATTGCCCGCTGTCGAGACCGCGTCTGGGCAAACATCCCGGAGTCGCCCGACCGTCCCGATGAGTGGCAGAGCGGCAAGCACTTCAGCAGCTACTCCGGCGAGTATCCGTGGGCGCGGACGGGCCCCATGCAGGAGCTCGCGGAGCACGAATCGCTCGCGGGCGTCGCGCGTCAACTGCTCGGCGATGATCTGCACCCTATCCGCGCGGGGTCGATCCTGCTGCGGTTCCCGTCGCGCGGCGAACCCTACAACCCGCCGACGGTCGGGCATCTGGACAACACCTGCGGACACTCGTTCAACACGATCACGCTGCTGGACACGGTGCTGCCTCGCGGCGGCGGGTTCACCGTCTGGCCCGGCAGCCACCGGATGTGCCACGAGTACTTCCGTCACCACGACGTCCGCGCTCCGCTCCAGGGCGGTTTGCTCCCTTGGGAGTACGGCACGGGGATCGAGTTCACCGGCGAACCCGGCGACGTCTGCTACATCCACCCGTGGATGATCCACACGGTCGGGCACAACGTGAACCGGACGCTGCGGATGGTCGCGCAGAACGGCTACTTCCGCCGGACACTCAGAGAGGACTACGATACAATCCCGGAAGACCTCTGGTGGTTCTGGGACGGCATGAAGGACATCGAACGCCGGATGCGCGCCGAAGGGCGCGACTGGCGGCTCGACGCGCGAACCTGA